The Pseudomonas fulva 12-X sequence GCGCAGACGCGGGAACAGCTGCTCGAGCATGCCGATGCGGATATGGCCGTTGCGGCGCAGCGCCACCGAAGCGCCGGCGAAGGTCAGCACCACCAGCAGGAACACCGAGAGTTCCTCGGTGAAGGCGAACGAGGCGTCGGTGAAATAGCGCACCACCACGTTGGCCAGGCTGATCAGGCCGATCAGCGCCAACGCCAGGGTGGCCAGCACGCGCTCGATGGACGCGTCCGGTTTATTGCTCATAAGAACCTCAACGAAACGGCAGGCCACCCAGGCCCGGTTTGCGCAACCTGGTTGGCGCCCGATAAGACGGCTAACGCAACGGGGTCAGGGCTTGTCGATGGCGCTGCGCGCCGCCTCCATCAACTCGTTGCCGATACGCGGCGCCCACTTGTCCTGCACGCTGCGAGTGGCATCGACGAACGCCTGGTGCTCGGCATCGCTCAGCTCGATCAGCTCCACGCCACGCTCGCGGATGTCCGCCAGGCGCTTGGCTTCGGCGTCGCGAGACAGTTTCACTTCCCATTCGCCGGCATCGCGGGCGGCCAGCGCCAGCAGTTCGCGATCGGCTTCCGGTAGCTCCTTCCAGATGCGCTGGTTGACGGCGAAGATCAGTGGGTCCGCCATGTAGTTCCAGCGGGTCAGGTACTTCTGCCCGGCCTGGTCGATGCGCGCCACGTCGAACACCGACAGCGGGTTTTCCTGGCCATCCACGGCGCCGGTGGTCAGCGCCGGCTTGGCGTCGGCCCAACTCATCTGCGTGGGGTTGGCGCCCAATGCGGTGAAGGTGTCCTGAAAAAGTGGCGAGCCGACCACGCGGATTTTCAGGCCCTTGAGGTCAGCCGGGGTGCGCACCGGTTTGGTCGAGTTGGACAGCTGGCGGAAACCGTTCTCGCCCCAGGCCAGCGGCACGATGCCGCGCTTTTCGATGGCCGCGAAGGCCAGCTTGCCGGCTTCGCCGTGGGTGATGGCGTCGAGGTCGGCGTTGTCCTTCATCAGGAACGGCAGGGAGAACAGGTTCAGCTCCGGCACCTGGGGCGACCAGTTGATGGTCGAGCCCACGGCCATATCGATCAGGCCCGAGCGCATGGCGGAGAACTCCTTGGTCTGATCGCCCGTGACCAGTTGCGCGTTGGGATAGACGCGCAGGGTGATGCGCCCTTCGGAGCGCTCGTTGACCAGATCGGCCCACTTCTGCGCGGCCTGGCCCCATGGGAAGGCGTCGGACAATACGGTGGAGACGGAATATTCACGCGCCTGCGCGGCAGAGCCCACACAGAGCGCAGCGGTGGCAGCCACGGCCGCAAAGAAACCGGTGATTTTCATGGTTCATCCTTGGTTGGATCATCGTTCTAGTTGTTCTACGCATGCTGCGGGCAAGGCCTTGGGCGCAGCAGATCCAGCAACGAGCGGGTGGCTCGCCAGAGGTGCCAGGTCGGCACGGGGACAGGCAAAGATGCCAGGGCAGCCGTTTTCGTCTTGTGGACGGCCGGCTGCAAGGTGGCGGGTAACGCCAGAGCCCGAACTATCCCAGAAGCGCCACCTGCATGTCACCCGCGACGATCACCACCGGTCCGGGTCGGCCCTCCCTTATAATTCGCCGCTTACAGGGAGACGTACATGTTCCGTGATGCCTGGCGCCACGCGCCGACCCACCGCAAGGTCTGGGCGCTGGCGGCGCCGATGATCCTTTCCAACCTGTCCGTGCCGCTGGTGGCGCTGGTCGACACCGCGGTGGTCGGCCACCTGCCCCACGCCCATCAGCTGGGCGCCGTGGCGGTGGGCAGCAGCCTGTACATCCTGATCGTCGGGGTGTTGGGTTTTCTGCGCATGGGCACAACCGGCTTCGCTGCACAGGCCTGCGGGCGCGGCGACGGCGGCGCGCTGCGCCAGGTGCTGGTGCAGGGCCTATTGCTCGCCGCGCTGCTGGCGGCATTGCTCGGCGTCCTGGCGATTCCCTTCAGTGGCCTGGCACTGGGCCTGATGAACCCGTCGGCCGAACTCGACGGCCTGACCCGGGACTTTCTGCACACGCGCCTGCTCGGCTTGTCCGCAGCACTGGCCAACTACGCGCTGATCGGCTGGCTGCTCGGCGCCCAGAACGCGCGGGCGCCGTTGGTGATGCTGCTGGTCACCAACCTGCTGAACATCGTGCTGTCGCTGTGGTTCGTGCTCGGGCTGCACTGGGAAGTGGTCGGCGCCGCCCGCGCCGCGGTGCTGGCCGAATGGGGCGGGTTGCTGGTCGGCCTGACGCTGGCGCGGCGCGCGCTGCGTCGCCACCCGGGTAGCACACGCTGGGCGGCGATGGCTCAGTGGCAGAGCTGGCGCGCGCTTCTGGCGGTGAACCGCGATATCTTCCTGCGCTCCCTGGCGCTGCAGGCGGTGTTTCTGCTGATCACCATCCAGGGCGCGCGCCTCGGCGACGCCACGGTGGCGGCCAACGCCCTGCTGCTCAACGGCCTGTTGATCACCGCCTATGCGCTGGACGGTCTGGCCCATGCGGTCGAAGCGCTGTGCGGCCATGCCATCGGCGCGCGGGATCGTCTGGCGCTCAAGCGCAGCCTGATCGTCGCCGGTCTCTGGTCGCTAATGGCCAGCCTGCTGTTCGCCCTGGCCTTTGCGTTGGGCGGCCACCTGTTCGTCAACCTGCAAACGGATATCGCCGCGGTACGCGAGACCGCCGGCCACTACCTGCCCTACCTCGCCCTGCTGCCGCTGTTCGCGGTGTGGAGCTACCTGCTCGACGGCCTGTTTATCGGCGCCACCCGTGCCCGCGAAATGCGCAACGCAATGCTCGTCGCCCTGGCCATCGGCCTGCCGATTGCCCTGGCGCTGCAGGGCTTCGGCAACCACGGCCTGTGGATCGCCTTTCTGACCTTTATGGCGCTGCGCGGCCTGGCCTTGGGGGCCCTGGCCTGGCGGCTGGCGCAGCGTGATCAGTGGATTGCGGCGCCGGGTAGTTGATCCCGTGCTTGTCACTACGCATAAAAAAGCCCGCTCAATCGCGGGCTTTTCTTTGGCGGCCGATCAAGGCACCAGCGGCAGCTCACGCTTGTGCTGGGTCTTGTCGTAGGTCTGCACGATGGCCTGGTACGCCGTGTCGCTGACCGGTTTTTCCTGCAGGAAGGCGTCGATATCGTCGTAGCTGACGCCGTGCACCTGCTCGTCCGGAATGCCTGGGCGTTCGTCTTCCAGGTCGGCGGTCGGCACCTTGGAGAACACTGCAGCCGGGGCGCCAAGGCGTTCGGCGATCCGGCGTACCTGGCCTTTGACCAAGCCGCTGAGCGGCGCGAGGTCGCAGGCGCCGTCGCCGAACTTGGTAAAGAAGCCCATCACCGCTTCGGCGGCATGGTCGGTGCCGATCACCAGTCCGTTGCGGGCGTTGGCCACGGTGTATTGGGCCAGCATGCGCATGCGCGCCTTGGTGTTGCCCAATACGAAGTCGCGACGTGCCGAGGCCAGCTCACCCAGCTCGCCGATCTGCTTGGCCAGGCCCGATACCGCCGGGGCAATGTCGATGGTCAGCACTTCATCGGCGGCGATGAAGGCGAGCGCGGCCTGGGCGTCGGACTCGTCGTGCTGCACGTTGTGCGGCAGGCGGATGGCGACGAAGCGGTAGGCCTGATCACCGGTTTCGCTACGCAGTTGCTCCACGGTCAGCTGGGCCAGACGGCCAGCGGCCGAAGAGTCCACGCCGCCACTGATGCCGAGCACCAGCACCTTGGTGCGCGAGGCCGTCAGGGTGTTCTTGATGAAGGCGATGCGCTTGGCGATTTCGGCGTCGACGTCGGCGTCCGAGGTGAAGGGCGCGATCACGCCCAGGGCTTTGGCGATTTCAGCTTGGCGATTGCTCATGAGGAGGCTCCCTGATTGGCATCGGTACGGAACACGTGTTTCAGATAGGTCACGAAATTCGGGTCGCGGCACTGGGTCTTGCCCGGCGTATCGGAGATCTTCGCCACCGGCTGGCCGTTGCAGTCGATCATCTTGATGACGATATTCATCGGCTCGACACCGGGGATGTCGCAAGTCAGGTTGGTGCCGATCCCGAAGCTGACATGAATGCGATCATGCAGCGCGCGGTACAGTTCAAGCGCCTTGGGCAGCGTCAGACCGTCGGAGAAGATCAACGTCTTGGTCATCGGGTCGATGCCCAGTTTCTCGTAGTGGGCGATGGCCTTTTCCGCCCACAACAGCGGGTCGCCGGAGTCGTGGCGCAGGCCGTCGAACAGCTTGGCGAAGTACAGATCGAAGTCGCCGAGGAAGCTGTCCATGCCAATGGTATCGGTCAGGGCGACCCCAAGCAGGCCGCGATATTCCTTGACCCAGCATTCCAGCGCCGCCTTCTGGCTGTCGATCAGCCGCGGGCCGAGCTGCTGGTGGGCCATGAACCATTCGTGGGCCATGGTACCCAGCGGGCGCAACTCCAGCTCGCGGGCCAGGTGCACGTTGCTGGTGCCGACGAAACGGCCCGGGAAGTCGTGCTTGAGGATGTTCACCACCTCCTCCTGCACGCGGTAGGAGAAGCGCCGGCGGGTGCCGAAGTCGGCCATCTGGAAGCCCGCCAGTTCATCGGCGCTGGCTTCGCCCTTGAGCCAGTCGAGCTTGCGGTACAGCTGCTCGCGCACCTGCTCGATCACCACTTCACGGTAGCGATAGCGGTTGCGCACTTCGGAGATGATCGCCAGCAACGGGATCTCGTAGAGGATCACGTGCAGCCACGGGCCGCGCACGCGGATCGCCAGCTGGCCGGCGTCGTCGGTGCCGACGTGCACGTAGCGCATATTGAAGCGGAACAAGCTGAGGAAGCGGATGAAGTCCGGCTTGATGAACGGGATCTTCTCCAGATACGCCAGCTGGTCGACGGTGATGGTGGTGTTGACCAGCTGTTCGATCTGGTAGCGGATTTCGGCCAGGTAGGGCGTCAGGTCTTCATTGCTGCGGCAGCGAAACTCCCACTCCACTTCGGCGTTGGGGTAGTTGTGCAGCACCGCCTGCATCATGGTCAGCTTGTAGAAATCGGTGTCCAGCAGGTTCTGGATGATGCTGGGGGCGAATACGCTCTCACTCATGGTCACTCTCCTCGAGGCGGGCCAGCTCGCTGTCGAGCGCTCCGCTATCGGCGCAGATGATGATGCCCTGCGCGCGCATCTGTTCGATGGTTTGCGTCGCGCCGGCTTCGGAAATGGCCCGGCACGCCGGAAGATACAGCAACACCTCGAGGCCGGCGCTACGCAGTTGCAGCGCGGTGTTCTTCACGCAGAAATCCAGGGCCAGGCCACCGACCACCACGGCCTTAACGCCCGCTACTTTCAGGTATTCGATCACGCCCGTGCTGCGCTTGCCGGCCAGGTCGTGGTAGCAGGCGCCGTAAGGGTGCAGATCGGGTTCGACACCTTTCCAGACGAAGAAGTCATAGTCGATTGGCGCGGGCAGCGTGTCGAGCAGCTCGAAGCCCGGCGTGCCCGGCACACAGTGGCTGACCCAGGTCAGGTCAGCGTTGGCGTGGCTCAGGGGCTTGAGCATCTGGTCGTGGCCTTCGACCACCCACAGGGCCTGTGGCGTGTGGGCGTCCTTGCTGCCCAGGCGCAGGGTGCCACGACGCGCCATGTCGTTGAGCGACGCGGCGATTTCATGGCCGCCGGGCACCGGCAACTCATCGGGGCATAGGCTGGTGAAGCCCTTCTGCGCATCGACATCGAACGTGGCGATCTTCATCTGACACCTCCTGCAAATGGAGCCGCATCACTGCGGGATGGACACATATTCCACCAGGTGTATTATGTATGTCAACACCCATCTGCAAGGAGATCACCATGCAGCCAAATCCTCTGCAGTGTTTCGCCGCCGGCCACCTGCAGCCGACGCCGCAACGCTTCGCGCTGGCCGTCTATGGCGGCGCTTTCGATCCGCCCCATGCCGGCCACGCCAGCGTGATCCGCCGCGTGCTCGACAGCTGCGAGCAGGTGCTGGTGGTGCCGAGCTACCGACACGCCGACGCCAAGCGCATGGCCGACTTCGACCTGCGCTGCGCCTGGGTCGAGCGCCTGGCAGCACGCTTCGGTGATCGGGTACGCTGCTGCAGCCTGGAGCGCGAACTGGGCGCCGATGGCCGGGTGATCTACAGCTACGACCTGCTCGGCTGCCTGGCCGAACGATACGGACTGCCGAGCGAGCGCCTGGCACTGGTGATCGGTGAAGACAACCTCACCCGGCTCAAGACATTCCACCGCGCCGCCGAGCTGCGTCAGCGCTTCGGGCTGGTGGTCGCCGACGAGGAGATGACCGTGCACAGCAGCGCGATCCGCGCGATGATCGCCGCCGGACACGCGATTCCCGAGGCCTGGCAGTTGCCGGAAATTGAGACTGATATGGCGATTTACAGGAGTGCGATGTGAGTTCTGCTGAAGTATTGGCCAGTGTCGATCTGATTGCCCTGCGTATGGATGCCGAGAGCCGCCAGTTGCACGTGCTGCTGCACCGCCGCGAGCGCGAGCCGTTTCTGGGCCAGTGGGCGCTGCCGGGGGTGATCGTCAATGGCAGCACCCGCGACGCCAACCTGGAAGCCGCCGCCCACCGCGTGCTGCGCGACAAGGCCCAGGTATTGCCGAGGCATCTTGAGCAAGTCGGCACCGAAGGCAGCGCCGAGCGTGACCCACGCGGCTGGTCGATGAGCACCTATTACCTGGCCCTGCTGGCGCCGGATACCGAAACCGCCGATGACGGCCTGCGCTTCGCCCCGCTCGACGAAGTGCTCGATGGGCGCCTCGCCCTGCCCTTCGACCACAGCCAGCTGGTGCGTTTGAGCATCGAGCGCCTGGCCGGAAAATCCGTCTACACCAGCCTGCCGCTGTACCTGGCGCCGCCACGCTTCACCGTGCTCGATGCCCTGAACGCCGCCCAGGCCTGCCTGGGCACGACGATCAATAACACCTCACTGCGCAAGCGCCTGGAAAAGATGAAGGACGCCGGCTGGATTCGCGACACCGGCGAAAAGAACTTCCCGAAGATGGGCCGACCCCAGCAATTGTGGGAGCTGACCGAAGAGGCCGAAGGGGTATTCGTGTTCGACCGGAGCCTGTTGGCGGATCGAGCGGGTAGTTGATATTGCTGCTCGGAGCGACTGCGATGCTGTTGATTACGAAGGGCAGCAGAAAGTCGGGAGCGGCCGTCCCCCGATCCACTGTGGGAGCGCGCCATGCGCGCGAAAAAATCGCGGGCATGGCCCGCTCCCACATTCTTCAGTCATCAGCTGTCCTTGTAGCCTGGGTTGAGCGAAGCGATACCCAGGTTGGCTTTCCCGGGTGTCGCTGCGCTCGACCCGGGCTACCTATCTCCTCCTACTGCCGCATGCTCACCGCCAGCCGGTTGAAGGCATTCATCAGCGCGACGGCATAGGTCAGGTCACTGATCTGCACGTCGGTGAAATGCGCCTTGAGCGGTTCGAACACGTCATCCGGCGCATGGGTGTGGGCGATGTCGGTGAGCGATTCGGCCCAGGCCAGGGCAGCGCGTTCGGCGTCGCTGAAATGTGCGCTGATGCGCCAGCCGGCCAGGCTGTCGAGTTTCGCCGCCGGCGTGCCGCCGTCGCGCAGGGCCTTGGCGTGCATTTCCAGGCAGAACGAGCAGCCATTGATCTGCGAAATCCGCAGGTTGACCAGCTCGATCAGCGGCAGGCCGAGGCTGCTGGCGGCCAGGGCTTTCTTGGTGGCCAACAGGCCCTTGTAGATATTGGGCGAGAGTTGGCTGTAAGGCAGGCGCAAGGTACTCATGGGGCAATCTCCATAGCTGAGTCGAAATAGAAGCTGGTGGTGCGTTGCAATTGCGGTAGTGCGTCGTCGAGGGCCGCCTGCACCGCGTCGCGGCCGTGGGCCAGGCCCTGCAGGTGGACGAAGGCCACCTCGGTAATTCCCAGGGTACTCAGCACATGACGCAGATAGGCGGTGAGAAAGTCCGGCTGCCGGGCACGCGGACCCTGATAGAAGCCGCCGGCGCTGACCAGCACCAGAGTTGGCCGGTCCTGCAGCAAACCGACTTTGCCCTGGGGCGTGACGGCGAAACTGCGATGAATGCGCAGCACGTAATCGATCCACAGCTTGAGCGCGGCAGGCACCGTGAAGTTGTGCATCGGCGTGACGATGATCAGGCAATCGCTGGCCTCCAGCTCGGCGATCAGCGCTTCGGAGCAGGCGAAGGCCGCATCGTCGAGCGGCGCATTGCCGGTCAACGCGGCGGCATAGTCGGCAGCCAGCGGTGGCGGCGGCTCGCCAACCAGATTGCGTTCGACCAGCTCGGCATCAGGCCAACGCGTGGCGATCAGCCGGCGTGCCAGCTGGCTGCCGTGGGCCTGCTGTTGATAAGGGCTGCACTCGAGCAGCAGGATGCGCTTCATGCCGCCACCTGCGGTAGCGCTTCGACGAAGTGCAGGCCACGCGCCAGCAAGCCCTGGCGGTAGTAGAAGCGCTGACCGAGGGCGTTGCCCAGCGCGGTGTCGAGCACCAGATGGGTATGGCCGCCGTCGATGGCTGCGCGGCGCACCGCCTCGATCAACAAACCACCGACGCCGCTGCGCTGCTCGCTGGGCAGCACGATCAGGTCATCGATATACACAAAGCGCCCATACAGGGTGTTTTCCTGCAGCCGGAAACCGGCCAGGC is a genomic window containing:
- the pncB gene encoding nicotinate phosphoribosyltransferase, with the translated sequence MSESVFAPSIIQNLLDTDFYKLTMMQAVLHNYPNAEVEWEFRCRSNEDLTPYLAEIRYQIEQLVNTTITVDQLAYLEKIPFIKPDFIRFLSLFRFNMRYVHVGTDDAGQLAIRVRGPWLHVILYEIPLLAIISEVRNRYRYREVVIEQVREQLYRKLDWLKGEASADELAGFQMADFGTRRRFSYRVQEEVVNILKHDFPGRFVGTSNVHLARELELRPLGTMAHEWFMAHQQLGPRLIDSQKAALECWVKEYRGLLGVALTDTIGMDSFLGDFDLYFAKLFDGLRHDSGDPLLWAEKAIAHYEKLGIDPMTKTLIFSDGLTLPKALELYRALHDRIHVSFGIGTNLTCDIPGVEPMNIVIKMIDCNGQPVAKISDTPGKTQCRDPNFVTYLKHVFRTDANQGASS
- a CDS encoding adenylyltransferase/cytidyltransferase family protein, encoding MQPNPLQCFAAGHLQPTPQRFALAVYGGAFDPPHAGHASVIRRVLDSCEQVLVVPSYRHADAKRMADFDLRCAWVERLAARFGDRVRCCSLERELGADGRVIYSYDLLGCLAERYGLPSERLALVIGEDNLTRLKTFHRAAELRQRFGLVVADEEMTVHSSAIRAMIAAGHAIPEAWQLPEIETDMAIYRSAM
- a CDS encoding GNAT family N-acetyltransferase: MSDSIILRAVQDPAHCHACFAVMRELRPHLPDADAFVAQMQRQAGQGYRLLAAWRGEQVVGLAGFRLQENTLYGRFVYIDDLIVLPSEQRSGVGGLLIEAVRRAAIDGGHTHLVLDTALGNALGQRFYYRQGLLARGLHFVEALPQVAA
- a CDS encoding TRAP transporter small permease translates to MSNKPDASIERVLATLALALIGLISLANVVVRYFTDASFAFTEELSVFLLVVLTFAGASVALRRNGHIRIGMLEQLFPRLRTPLIVVQWLAGVLVLGLVSWYGGRFAWEEYQWQSESPGMGLPNWWYVVWLPLLSLFMLLRLTQMTLDRLRGRISDEP
- a CDS encoding MATE family efflux transporter; its protein translation is MFRDAWRHAPTHRKVWALAAPMILSNLSVPLVALVDTAVVGHLPHAHQLGAVAVGSSLYILIVGVLGFLRMGTTGFAAQACGRGDGGALRQVLVQGLLLAALLAALLGVLAIPFSGLALGLMNPSAELDGLTRDFLHTRLLGLSAALANYALIGWLLGAQNARAPLVMLLVTNLLNIVLSLWFVLGLHWEVVGAARAAVLAEWGGLLVGLTLARRALRRHPGSTRWAAMAQWQSWRALLAVNRDIFLRSLALQAVFLLITIQGARLGDATVAANALLLNGLLITAYALDGLAHAVEALCGHAIGARDRLALKRSLIVAGLWSLMASLLFALAFALGGHLFVNLQTDIAAVRETAGHYLPYLALLPLFAVWSYLLDGLFIGATRAREMRNAMLVALAIGLPIALALQGFGNHGLWIAFLTFMALRGLALGALAWRLAQRDQWIAAPGS
- a CDS encoding isochorismatase family protein, encoding MKIATFDVDAQKGFTSLCPDELPVPGGHEIAASLNDMARRGTLRLGSKDAHTPQALWVVEGHDQMLKPLSHANADLTWVSHCVPGTPGFELLDTLPAPIDYDFFVWKGVEPDLHPYGACYHDLAGKRSTGVIEYLKVAGVKAVVVGGLALDFCVKNTALQLRSAGLEVLLYLPACRAISEAGATQTIEQMRAQGIIICADSGALDSELARLEESDHE
- a CDS encoding DctP family TRAP transporter solute-binding subunit, giving the protein MKITGFFAAVAATAALCVGSAAQAREYSVSTVLSDAFPWGQAAQKWADLVNERSEGRITLRVYPNAQLVTGDQTKEFSAMRSGLIDMAVGSTINWSPQVPELNLFSLPFLMKDNADLDAITHGEAGKLAFAAIEKRGIVPLAWGENGFRQLSNSTKPVRTPADLKGLKIRVVGSPLFQDTFTALGANPTQMSWADAKPALTTGAVDGQENPLSVFDVARIDQAGQKYLTRWNYMADPLIFAVNQRIWKELPEADRELLALAARDAGEWEVKLSRDAEAKRLADIRERGVELIELSDAEHQAFVDATRSVQDKWAPRIGNELMEAARSAIDKP
- the nadE gene encoding ammonia-dependent NAD(+) synthetase: MSNRQAEIAKALGVIAPFTSDADVDAEIAKRIAFIKNTLTASRTKVLVLGISGGVDSSAAGRLAQLTVEQLRSETGDQAYRFVAIRLPHNVQHDESDAQAALAFIAADEVLTIDIAPAVSGLAKQIGELGELASARRDFVLGNTKARMRMLAQYTVANARNGLVIGTDHAAEAVMGFFTKFGDGACDLAPLSGLVKGQVRRIAERLGAPAAVFSKVPTADLEDERPGIPDEQVHGVSYDDIDAFLQEKPVSDTAYQAIVQTYDKTQHKRELPLVP
- a CDS encoding NUDIX hydrolase; the encoded protein is MSSAEVLASVDLIALRMDAESRQLHVLLHRREREPFLGQWALPGVIVNGSTRDANLEAAAHRVLRDKAQVLPRHLEQVGTEGSAERDPRGWSMSTYYLALLAPDTETADDGLRFAPLDEVLDGRLALPFDHSQLVRLSIERLAGKSVYTSLPLYLAPPRFTVLDALNAAQACLGTTINNTSLRKRLEKMKDAGWIRDTGEKNFPKMGRPQQLWELTEEAEGVFVFDRSLLADRAGS
- a CDS encoding FMN-dependent NADH-azoreductase, whose amino-acid sequence is MKRILLLECSPYQQQAHGSQLARRLIATRWPDAELVERNLVGEPPPPLAADYAAALTGNAPLDDAAFACSEALIAELEASDCLIIVTPMHNFTVPAALKLWIDYVLRIHRSFAVTPQGKVGLLQDRPTLVLVSAGGFYQGPRARQPDFLTAYLRHVLSTLGITEVAFVHLQGLAHGRDAVQAALDDALPQLQRTTSFYFDSAMEIAP
- a CDS encoding carboxymuconolactone decarboxylase family protein → MSTLRLPYSQLSPNIYKGLLATKKALAASSLGLPLIELVNLRISQINGCSFCLEMHAKALRDGGTPAAKLDSLAGWRISAHFSDAERAALAWAESLTDIAHTHAPDDVFEPLKAHFTDVQISDLTYAVALMNAFNRLAVSMRQ